One segment of Rickettsiella grylli DNA contains the following:
- the infC gene encoding translation initiation factor IF-3 produces MRVNHEIRASQVRLIGANREQLGVVSLNDAFRKAEEASLDLVEIAPTAIPPVCRIMNYGKYLFELSKQRTAQKKKQKRIQLKEVKFRPVTEEGDYQVKLRNLIRFLQQGDKAKITVRFRGREIAHLHLGAKLIERLEKDLAAYAAIDDKPKMEGRQMVLVVSPKKRNS; encoded by the coding sequence GTGAGGGTAAATCACGAGATACGCGCATCTCAAGTAAGACTAATTGGTGCGAATCGTGAACAATTAGGCGTGGTTTCCTTAAATGATGCGTTTAGGAAAGCGGAAGAGGCCAGTCTCGATCTCGTGGAAATTGCGCCGACAGCAATCCCTCCCGTTTGTCGGATCATGAATTATGGTAAATATCTTTTTGAATTAAGTAAACAAAGAACAGCGCAAAAGAAAAAACAAAAGCGTATTCAATTAAAAGAAGTGAAGTTTCGACCGGTGACCGAAGAAGGTGATTATCAGGTTAAGTTGCGCAACCTAATACGCTTCCTACAGCAAGGTGATAAAGCGAAGATTACAGTACGGTTTCGGGGACGTGAAATTGCTCACTTACATTTAGGCGCTAAACTGATTGAGCGCTTAGAAAAGGATCTGGCGGCTTATGCAGCAATTGACGATAAACCGAAGATGGAAGGTCGACAGATGGTGTTAGTCGTGAGCCCCAAAAAACGAAATAGCTAA
- the thrS gene encoding threonine--tRNA ligase produces MPVITLPDAQQRTVANNTTVYHVAEQVGPGLAKAAIAAEVDGQFVDLTYPITKNIHLRIVTARDPEALTIIRHSTAHLLAHAVKQLFPMAQVTMGPVIENGFYYDFALSHPFTPEDLLNIEKRMRELVKQDIPIQRSTLPRDEAIQFFKALGEDYKAEIITAIPKEEVLSLYREGDFVDLCRGPHVPSTGKLKVFKLTHVAGAYWRGDAKNEMLQRIYGTAWLTEKDLNEHLYLLKEAEKRDHRKLGKQLDLFHVQEEAPGMVFWHPRGWTVYQRIEQYIRSCLKKAAYQEIQTPQLLARQLWEKSGHWDKFFKEMFTTVTENTEFAIKPMSCPGHIQIFNQGIKSYRDLPLRLAEFGSCHRNEPSGALHGLLRVRGFVQDDGHIFCTEDQIQSEVSAFIDLLYNVYADFGFNDVILKLATRPEARVGSNASWDKAEKALALALDARKGLEWTYAHGEGAFYGPKIEFSLKDSLNRIWQCGTLQVDFSMPQRLGAEYVNERGERHVPVMLHRAILGSIERFIGILIEHYAGHFPLWLAPTQIVIMTITDKQHHYAKEIAQELEALALRVKLDLRNEKISFKIREHSLQKIPYQLVIGDQEVASKQVTVRRQTGDSLGSMSVPKFYKEIRQAIVPKSRINTEN; encoded by the coding sequence ATGCCTGTCATTACTTTACCGGACGCACAACAGCGTACTGTTGCCAATAACACAACCGTTTATCACGTGGCAGAGCAAGTGGGCCCTGGCTTGGCGAAAGCGGCTATCGCGGCAGAAGTCGATGGTCAATTCGTCGACTTAACGTACCCGATTACAAAAAATATTCATTTACGGATAGTGACGGCCCGTGATCCCGAAGCATTAACGATTATTCGGCATTCAACGGCGCATCTATTAGCGCATGCAGTCAAACAGTTGTTTCCTATGGCACAGGTCACGATGGGTCCTGTTATTGAAAATGGGTTTTATTATGATTTTGCCTTATCACACCCCTTTACGCCTGAGGATTTATTAAACATTGAAAAACGTATGCGGGAATTAGTGAAACAAGATATTCCCATACAACGTTCAACGTTACCACGAGATGAAGCTATTCAGTTTTTCAAAGCGTTGGGAGAAGACTATAAAGCAGAAATTATTACAGCAATTCCCAAAGAAGAAGTATTATCATTGTACCGTGAAGGTGATTTTGTTGATCTATGCCGTGGGCCTCATGTGCCAAGTACCGGAAAACTTAAAGTATTTAAATTAACGCATGTAGCCGGCGCGTATTGGCGTGGCGATGCAAAAAATGAAATGTTGCAACGCATTTATGGCACAGCATGGCTCACCGAAAAAGATTTAAACGAACATTTATATCTTTTAAAAGAAGCTGAAAAGCGTGATCATCGTAAGTTAGGGAAGCAACTCGATTTATTTCATGTCCAAGAAGAAGCGCCAGGCATGGTCTTTTGGCATCCTCGAGGCTGGACGGTTTATCAACGTATTGAGCAGTATATCCGCTCTTGCTTGAAAAAAGCGGCCTATCAAGAGATACAAACACCTCAATTATTAGCACGCCAACTGTGGGAAAAATCAGGTCATTGGGATAAATTCTTTAAAGAAATGTTTACGACAGTGACTGAAAATACTGAATTTGCGATTAAGCCGATGAGTTGTCCGGGCCATATCCAAATTTTTAACCAAGGGATAAAAAGCTATCGTGATCTTCCTTTACGTTTAGCTGAATTTGGTTCTTGCCATCGTAATGAACCTTCAGGTGCATTGCATGGTCTCCTGCGGGTTCGTGGATTTGTTCAAGATGATGGTCATATTTTTTGTACAGAAGATCAAATCCAATCCGAAGTATCTGCTTTTATTGATTTACTTTATAACGTTTATGCAGACTTTGGTTTTAATGACGTTATCCTTAAATTAGCAACGCGCCCAGAAGCGCGTGTGGGTTCTAATGCTAGCTGGGATAAAGCAGAAAAAGCCTTAGCGCTTGCTTTAGATGCAAGGAAGGGTTTGGAATGGACCTATGCTCACGGTGAAGGGGCTTTTTATGGGCCGAAAATAGAATTTTCTTTAAAGGACTCCCTCAACCGTATTTGGCAGTGCGGAACCCTGCAAGTCGATTTTTCAATGCCACAACGGCTAGGCGCCGAGTATGTCAATGAACGTGGCGAACGCCACGTTCCCGTGATGTTGCATCGTGCTATTTTAGGCTCTATAGAACGCTTTATAGGGATATTAATTGAACATTATGCAGGCCATTTTCCGCTTTGGTTAGCGCCGACCCAGATAGTTATTATGACCATTACGGATAAACAGCATCATTATGCCAAAGAAATCGCTCAGGAATTAGAGGCGTTAGCGCTGCGCGTTAAATTGGACTTGAGAAATGAAAAAATCAGCTTTAAAATTCGCGAACATAGTTTGCAGAAGATTCCTTATCAGCTCGTGATAGGCGATCAGGAAGTCGCATCAAAACAAGTGACGGTACGTAGACAAACAGGGGATAGTTTGGGTAGTATGTCGGTCCCGAAGTTTTATAAAGAGATTCGGCAGGCTATTGTGCCGAAGAGTCGAATCAATACGGAGAATTAA
- the uvrB gene encoding excinuclease ABC subunit UvrB — protein MPKNFELISNFKPAGDQPTAIKALVKGLQSGLAYQTLLGVTGSGKTFSIAHVIQKIQRPVLILAPNKTLAAQLYGEMRSFFPHNAVEYFVSYYDYYQPEAYVPTTDTYIEKDAAINEHIEQMRLSATKSLLERRDVIIVATVSAIYGLGDPNTYVDMMLHIRRGDEICQRFILRRLAELQYTRNDTDFRRATYRVRGDVIDVYPAESAEEAVRIELLDDTIEHLSFFDPLTGELYRRVPRLTIYPKTHYVTPRDKILSAVESIQRELKERLAQLQSAHKLIEFQRLEQRTRFDIEMLLELGYCNGIENYSRYLSGRDAGQPPPTLMDYLPKDALLVIDESHVTVPQLSAMYRGDRSRKETLVAYGFRLPSALDNRPLQFQEFSDFAFQTVYISATPSTYELERSGAIVEQVIRPTGLVDPVIEVRPQATQVDDLLSEIHYCVAKNERVLVTTLTKRLSEDLTEYLAEHNVKVRYLHSDIDTVERVEIIRDLRLGQFDVLVGINLLREGLDMPEVALVAILDADKEGFLRSERSLIQTIGRAARHIQGRAILYADKITGSMQKAIDETERRRNKQLAFNKKHHITPKGIAKAVHDILEGAKSDMSTHKQRVLNVAEARAYYATLSPEECAKHIKQLEREMFHYAKNLQFEEAAETRDKLKKLKEKIMGID, from the coding sequence ATGCCTAAAAATTTTGAATTGATTTCAAATTTTAAACCTGCAGGAGACCAGCCCACCGCAATTAAAGCGCTGGTTAAGGGCTTGCAATCGGGTTTAGCGTACCAGACTTTATTGGGCGTAACCGGTTCGGGTAAGACGTTTAGTATTGCGCATGTGATACAAAAAATACAGCGGCCTGTTCTTATTTTGGCCCCTAATAAAACGTTAGCCGCACAGCTGTATGGGGAAATGCGGAGTTTTTTTCCACATAATGCGGTGGAATATTTTGTTTCTTATTATGATTATTATCAGCCCGAAGCGTATGTTCCCACAACGGATACTTATATCGAAAAAGATGCCGCGATTAATGAACATATCGAACAAATGCGTCTATCGGCCACTAAATCGTTGTTAGAACGTCGCGATGTCATTATTGTTGCGACGGTATCGGCTATTTATGGTTTAGGTGATCCCAATACGTATGTGGATATGATGCTACATATACGTCGTGGTGACGAGATCTGTCAACGTTTTATCCTCAGACGTTTGGCTGAACTGCAATATACGCGGAATGATACTGATTTTCGTCGTGCAACCTATCGCGTGCGCGGCGATGTTATTGATGTTTATCCTGCGGAATCCGCTGAAGAAGCGGTACGGATCGAATTACTGGACGACACGATTGAGCATTTGAGTTTTTTTGATCCGTTAACCGGTGAATTGTACCGGCGAGTACCCCGGTTAACTATTTATCCAAAAACACATTATGTAACGCCACGAGATAAAATTTTAAGTGCGGTAGAATCCATTCAAAGGGAGTTAAAGGAACGTTTGGCGCAGTTACAATCAGCCCATAAATTAATAGAATTTCAACGTTTGGAACAACGAACCCGTTTTGATATCGAGATGCTTTTAGAGCTTGGTTATTGTAATGGCATAGAAAATTATTCACGCTATTTATCCGGTCGCGATGCAGGTCAGCCGCCGCCTACATTAATGGACTATTTACCAAAAGATGCGTTACTCGTGATTGATGAATCGCACGTGACCGTTCCGCAACTGAGTGCAATGTATCGAGGTGATCGTTCACGAAAAGAAACGTTAGTGGCGTATGGTTTTCGTTTGCCATCGGCATTGGATAACCGGCCTTTACAATTTCAAGAATTTTCTGATTTTGCTTTTCAGACGGTTTATATTTCTGCAACGCCGAGTACTTATGAATTGGAACGTTCAGGGGCTATTGTGGAGCAGGTGATTAGACCCACAGGGTTAGTCGATCCCGTAATTGAGGTAAGGCCCCAAGCTACACAAGTGGATGATTTACTTTCTGAAATCCATTATTGCGTGGCCAAAAATGAGCGTGTTTTAGTGACTACATTAACAAAGCGTTTATCCGAAGACTTAACAGAATATTTGGCCGAACATAACGTGAAAGTACGTTATCTTCATTCGGATATTGATACCGTAGAGCGCGTTGAGATTATTCGTGATTTACGTTTAGGTCAGTTTGATGTTCTGGTTGGAATTAATTTGCTTCGTGAAGGACTGGATATGCCAGAAGTTGCGCTGGTTGCCATTCTGGATGCGGATAAAGAAGGGTTTTTACGTTCAGAACGTTCTTTAATTCAGACGATAGGCCGCGCTGCTCGCCACATTCAAGGCAGAGCCATTTTGTATGCGGACAAAATAACAGGTTCAATGCAAAAAGCGATTGACGAAACAGAAAGACGCCGTAATAAACAGTTGGCTTTTAATAAAAAGCATCATATTACGCCGAAAGGAATTGCCAAAGCCGTTCATGATATTCTTGAAGGTGCCAAGAGCGATATGTCTACGCATAAACAGCGCGTACTGAACGTAGCTGAAGCGCGTGCGTACTACGCGACATTATCGCCTGAAGAATGTGCGAAACACATCAAACAATTAGAGCGTGAAATGTTTCATTATGCGAAAAATTTACAATTTGAAGAAGCCGCAGAAACGCGGGATAAATTAAAAAAACTGAAAGAAAAAATAATGGGAATCGATTAA
- the rpmI gene encoding 50S ribosomal protein L35: MPKLKSHRGAAKRFKPTAQGYKCAQSHHNHILTKKDSKRKRHLRHTHLVDQSDVCAVERLLRGS, translated from the coding sequence ATGCCCAAATTAAAAAGTCACCGAGGTGCTGCAAAACGCTTTAAACCGACAGCGCAAGGTTATAAATGTGCGCAATCGCACCATAATCACATTCTTACGAAGAAAGACAGTAAACGTAAGCGACACTTGCGGCATACCCATTTAGTCGATCAAAGTGATGTCTGTGCGGTGGAACGACTATTACGAGGGTCTTAG
- a CDS encoding pyridoxal phosphate-dependent aminotransferase, giving the protein MKINLSHRVSQIKPSPTLSLSATANQLKAQGKPVINLTVGEPDFDTPYHIKRAAHQAIDDGFTKYTAVDGIPRLKQAVIDKFKRDNQLDYSLDQVIISSGAKQSIYNLMQSLLNPGDEVIIPAPYWVSYPDIVLLAEAKPVFIPTSTESSLKITPQQLQAAITDKTRLMIINSPSNPSGMVYTPTELKQLAQILLRTPHVFILTDDIYEHIYWGDQPFKNILNVCPELANRTLVLNGCSKAYAMTGWRIGYAAGPKTIIRGMMNLQSQSTSNPNSIAQFAATAALTGQQTDVLHMNKIYHWRHDFFVAELNKIPGIHCLPAQGAFYSFPSFHAFIGEDKPFASDYELADFLLNNAHVAVVPGSAFGAPGYLRLSYALEETLLEKALLQLKTTLMNAMPLT; this is encoded by the coding sequence ATGAAAATAAATCTATCACACCGTGTTTCCCAAATTAAACCCTCACCCACGTTAAGCCTATCGGCAACGGCTAATCAGCTTAAAGCTCAGGGAAAACCGGTTATCAATCTGACGGTAGGCGAACCCGATTTTGATACGCCTTACCACATTAAACGCGCTGCACACCAGGCGATAGACGATGGGTTTACTAAATATACTGCCGTTGATGGTATACCGCGTTTAAAACAAGCCGTTATTGATAAATTTAAGCGCGACAATCAATTGGATTATTCCTTGGATCAGGTCATTATTTCAAGTGGTGCTAAACAATCCATTTATAATCTGATGCAATCATTATTAAACCCAGGGGATGAAGTTATCATTCCGGCACCCTATTGGGTTTCCTATCCTGATATCGTTTTATTGGCAGAAGCCAAACCTGTTTTTATCCCCACTTCCACAGAATCTTCTTTGAAAATCACACCGCAACAACTCCAAGCAGCGATAACCGATAAAACGCGTCTTATGATTATTAATAGTCCTTCAAACCCCTCCGGGATGGTTTATACACCCACTGAATTAAAACAACTTGCTCAAATCTTATTACGCACTCCTCATGTCTTTATTCTTACTGATGACATTTATGAGCATATCTATTGGGGGGACCAACCTTTTAAAAACATCCTTAATGTTTGTCCAGAATTAGCCAACAGGACCCTTGTATTAAATGGTTGTTCAAAAGCTTATGCGATGACAGGTTGGCGCATCGGGTATGCGGCCGGGCCTAAAACGATCATTCGAGGCATGATGAACCTCCAGTCACAAAGTACCTCTAACCCGAATTCAATCGCTCAATTCGCGGCTACTGCCGCTTTAACCGGTCAACAAACCGATGTCCTACACATGAATAAAATTTACCATTGGCGTCATGATTTTTTTGTCGCCGAGCTCAATAAAATCCCGGGTATACATTGCCTACCCGCACAAGGTGCTTTTTATAGCTTTCCTTCATTTCATGCCTTTATTGGCGAAGATAAACCGTTTGCTTCTGATTACGAACTGGCCGATTTCTTACTGAACAACGCTCATGTTGCTGTAGTCCCAGGTTCAGCTTTTGGCGCACCGGGTTATTTGCGACTGTCCTATGCACTTGAAGAAACCCTTTTAGAAAAAGCATTATTACAATTAAAAACAACATTAATGAATGCAATGCCTTTAACGTAA
- the recR gene encoding recombination mediator RecR: MAFSPLISQLISQFCCLPGVGPKSAQRMVFHLLEKARGDALTLAKMITQTVQEIGNCEHCRNLSETPICALCSNPNRERRLLCVVETPVDVLAIEQTGSYRGYYFVLMGRLSPLDGIGPKELGIHYFIQRINTQLPQEIILATNPTVEGEATAHYLTELIKQKGIKLSRIAHGVPLGSELEFIDNHTLARSLTSRVTI; the protein is encoded by the coding sequence ATGGCCTTTAGCCCTTTGATCTCACAATTAATTTCGCAATTTTGCTGTTTGCCTGGAGTAGGACCTAAGTCTGCCCAGCGTATGGTTTTCCATTTGCTTGAGAAAGCACGTGGGGACGCGTTAACGCTCGCAAAAATGATTACGCAAACAGTCCAAGAAATTGGAAATTGCGAACACTGTAGAAACTTAAGCGAAACACCTATTTGTGCATTATGCTCAAATCCAAATCGAGAACGTCGCTTACTGTGCGTGGTAGAAACGCCCGTTGATGTACTTGCTATCGAACAAACAGGCAGCTATCGCGGTTATTATTTTGTCTTAATGGGCCGATTATCACCCCTGGATGGTATAGGCCCTAAAGAACTGGGTATTCACTATTTCATTCAACGCATTAATACCCAGCTACCACAAGAAATCATTTTAGCGACGAATCCTACCGTAGAAGGCGAAGCAACAGCTCACTATCTCACTGAGCTTATTAAACAAAAAGGAATTAAGTTAAGCCGCATTGCACACGGCGTCCCATTAGGAAGCGAGCTGGAATTTATCGACAACCATACACTCGCCCGATCCCTAACGTCACGTGTAACGATTTAG
- the rplT gene encoding 50S ribosomal protein L20, with protein sequence MPRVKRGVTARARHKKILKAAKGYRGARSRIIRAAKQAVIKAGQYAYRDRKQKKRDFRALWIVRINAAAREQGMRYSHLIAGLNKAEIAVDRKILADLAVTDKAAFAQFVEKAKQALA encoded by the coding sequence ATGCCAAGAGTAAAACGTGGGGTAACAGCAAGAGCTCGACATAAAAAGATATTAAAAGCAGCCAAGGGTTATAGAGGCGCGCGTAGTCGAATTATCAGGGCAGCAAAGCAGGCCGTGATAAAAGCGGGTCAGTATGCGTATCGTGACAGAAAGCAAAAGAAGCGCGATTTTCGTGCACTCTGGATTGTGCGTATTAATGCGGCAGCACGTGAGCAGGGAATGCGCTATAGTCACTTGATTGCGGGTCTTAATAAGGCAGAAATAGCGGTTGATCGTAAGATTTTAGCGGATTTAGCAGTGACGGATAAAGCCGCATTTGCGCAGTTCGTTGAAAAAGCCAAACAAGCGTTAGCCTAA